In a genomic window of Saccharothrix sp. HUAS TT1:
- a CDS encoding YidC/Oxa1 family membrane protein insertase, which yields MFHALGSALAAFATPALAIVAFTAVVRLLVHPLSRAAVRGEKARAALAPEVRELSEKYGKDRVKLQEKTLELYRSNGTSMLAGCLPALVQAPFFMVMYRLVTTPNPLLDGTLLGVPLGAHWFGEWRHTPVFLALFAVLAGIAFATSRWQAAVAARSGGPQPPFAGLLRLLPFGTVLIAAVLPLAAGVYLVTTTSWTLLERAFLYRAVQLPPRAGTSARTRTT from the coding sequence TTGTTCCACGCCCTGGGCTCAGCCCTGGCCGCGTTCGCCACGCCCGCACTGGCCATCGTCGCCTTCACCGCCGTCGTCCGCCTGCTCGTCCACCCGCTCAGCCGCGCCGCCGTGCGCGGCGAGAAGGCCCGTGCCGCCTTGGCGCCCGAAGTGCGCGAACTGTCCGAGAAGTACGGCAAGGACCGGGTCAAGCTCCAGGAGAAGACCCTGGAGCTGTACCGGTCCAACGGCACGTCCATGCTCGCCGGCTGCCTGCCCGCGCTCGTGCAGGCGCCGTTCTTCATGGTGATGTACCGGCTGGTCACCACCCCGAACCCGCTGCTGGACGGCACGCTGCTCGGCGTGCCGCTGGGTGCGCACTGGTTCGGCGAGTGGCGCCACACGCCGGTGTTCCTGGCGCTGTTCGCCGTGCTCGCCGGGATCGCGTTCGCGACGTCCCGGTGGCAGGCGGCGGTGGCTGCCAGGAGCGGCGGGCCGCAGCCGCCGTTCGCGGGGCTGCTGCGGCTCCTGCCGTTCGGCACCGTGCTGATCGCCGCGGTGCTGCCGCTGGCGGCCGGTGTCTACCTGGTGACGACGACTAGCTGGACGCTGCTGGAGCGAGCTTTCCTGTACCGCGCAGTTCAGCTCCCGCCTCGTGCAGGTACTTCAGCACGAACCCGTACGACGTGA
- a CDS encoding fatty acid desaturase: protein MSTQARGSDFAELSRLVKQQGLLDRRTGFYITFLVGVVAAFALTVVAMALIGDSWWQLVPAAVLAVVYTQIAFLGHDAGHRQVFADNKLNQAMGFVLGNLLVGVGYGWWMSKHSKHHANPNHEDEDPDVDIAVLAFSAEQAARKRGFFRWIVKRQAFLFFPLLLLEGFSLHVISTAAAARREVKSWRLELAMLAVHAVVYLGGVFLLMSPGKAIAFIAVHQGLFGVYMGISFAPNHKGMPVLQAGHQLDFLRKQVLTSRNVTGGWFTDFLLGGLNYQIEHHLFPSMPRPHLRRAQALVRDFCQRHSVSYAECGLFTSYGFVLKYLHEAGAELRGTGKLAPAASS, encoded by the coding sequence GTGAGCACCCAAGCCCGCGGCAGCGACTTCGCTGAATTGTCCAGGCTGGTCAAGCAGCAGGGTCTGCTGGACCGGCGCACCGGTTTCTACATCACCTTCCTGGTCGGCGTGGTCGCCGCGTTCGCCCTCACCGTGGTGGCGATGGCGCTGATCGGCGACTCGTGGTGGCAGCTCGTGCCCGCCGCCGTGCTCGCCGTCGTCTACACCCAGATCGCGTTCCTCGGCCACGACGCCGGCCACCGGCAGGTGTTCGCCGACAACAAGCTGAACCAGGCCATGGGCTTCGTGCTGGGCAACCTGCTCGTCGGCGTCGGCTACGGCTGGTGGATGAGCAAGCACAGCAAGCACCACGCCAACCCGAACCACGAGGACGAGGACCCGGACGTCGACATCGCCGTCCTCGCGTTCAGCGCCGAGCAGGCCGCCCGCAAGCGCGGCTTCTTCCGCTGGATCGTCAAGCGCCAGGCGTTCCTGTTCTTCCCGCTGCTGCTGCTCGAAGGCTTCAGCCTGCACGTCATCAGCACCGCCGCCGCGGCCCGCCGCGAGGTCAAGAGCTGGCGGCTGGAGCTGGCGATGCTGGCCGTGCACGCCGTGGTCTACCTGGGCGGTGTGTTCCTGCTGATGTCCCCCGGCAAGGCGATCGCGTTCATCGCGGTGCACCAGGGGCTGTTCGGCGTCTACATGGGCATCTCGTTCGCGCCCAACCACAAGGGCATGCCGGTGCTCCAGGCCGGCCACCAGCTCGACTTCCTCCGCAAGCAGGTCCTGACCTCCCGCAACGTCACCGGCGGCTGGTTCACCGACTTCCTGCTCGGCGGCCTGAACTACCAGATCGAGCACCACCTGTTCCCGAGCATGCCGCGACCGCACCTGCGCCGGGCGCAGGCGCTGGTCCGCGACTTCTGCCAGCGGCACTCGGTGTCCTACGCCGAGTGCGGCCTGTTCACGTCGTACGGGTTCGTGCTGAAGTACCTGCACGAGGCGGGAGCTGAACTGCGCGGTACAGGAAAGCTCGCTCCAGCAGCGTCCAGCTAG
- a CDS encoding PucR family transcriptional regulator, whose amino-acid sequence MSLRQVLIALGDPLVEVQVAPHGLEADVLDVVILDPEDPPDVRPGDLALVVGARGRAAAPLVRAAGAGGAAAVAVKVDAPSPALRQAAADAGVALLAVRPEVRWDHLEALARGVVQNARLIADAGAGEVLGDLFGLAQTIASLTGGIVSIEDTASRVLAYSRSSDEVDELRRLSILGRQGPEPYLKMLREWGVYQRLRSGEEVVRIEERPELGIRRRIAVGIHAGAQPLGTIWVQEGGTPLTERAERALLGAARVTALHLVQQREPAAAFRENLLASLLDGRMDAGAIAEQIGADPDKPAAVVVFALRGQEHADRTQHELRRAEMTSLISVHAAAYRRSALVSRQNGRTYALLTDLPAKAPLLTLTREIVAAARKHTGLRVQGAIGSTVPTVDEVMISRAEADRVLDAMSRDLDADVATLEDVRSRVLISETLALLVEHPRIRDPRLARLDGELARSLLVYLDEFGDVKSAAAKLHVHPNTLRYRVRRAAEVGGFDLDDPLLRLFAQLQLRLS is encoded by the coding sequence ATGAGCCTGCGGCAGGTCCTGATCGCGCTCGGCGATCCGCTGGTCGAGGTGCAGGTCGCGCCGCACGGGCTGGAGGCCGACGTCCTGGACGTGGTCATCCTCGACCCGGAGGACCCGCCCGACGTGCGGCCCGGCGACCTCGCGCTGGTCGTCGGCGCCCGCGGGCGGGCGGCGGCGCCGCTGGTCAGGGCCGCCGGCGCCGGGGGAGCGGCGGCGGTGGCGGTCAAGGTCGACGCGCCCTCGCCCGCGTTGCGGCAGGCGGCGGCGGACGCGGGCGTGGCCCTCCTGGCGGTGCGGCCCGAGGTCCGCTGGGACCACCTCGAAGCGCTGGCCAGGGGCGTCGTGCAGAACGCCAGGCTGATCGCCGACGCGGGCGCGGGCGAGGTGCTCGGCGACCTGTTCGGCCTGGCCCAGACCATCGCCTCGCTGACCGGCGGCATCGTCAGCATCGAGGACACCGCCAGCCGCGTGCTGGCCTACTCGCGCTCCAGCGACGAGGTGGACGAGCTGCGCCGGCTGTCCATCCTCGGCAGGCAGGGGCCCGAGCCGTACCTGAAGATGCTCCGCGAGTGGGGCGTCTACCAGCGGTTGCGCTCCGGCGAGGAGGTCGTCCGGATCGAGGAGCGCCCCGAGCTGGGCATCCGCCGCCGGATCGCGGTCGGCATCCACGCGGGCGCGCAGCCGCTCGGCACGATCTGGGTGCAGGAGGGCGGCACGCCGCTGACCGAGCGGGCCGAACGCGCGCTGCTCGGCGCGGCCCGGGTCACCGCCCTGCACCTGGTGCAGCAGCGCGAGCCCGCCGCCGCGTTCCGGGAGAACCTGCTCGCGTCCCTGCTCGACGGCCGGATGGACGCCGGGGCGATCGCCGAGCAGATCGGCGCCGACCCGGACAAGCCCGCCGCCGTCGTGGTCTTCGCCCTGCGCGGCCAGGAGCACGCCGACCGCACCCAGCACGAGCTGCGCCGCGCCGAGATGACCAGCCTGATCTCGGTGCACGCCGCCGCGTACCGGCGCAGCGCGCTCGTCAGCCGGCAGAACGGGCGCACCTACGCGCTGCTGACCGACCTGCCCGCGAAGGCGCCGCTGCTGACGTTGACCAGGGAGATCGTGGCCGCCGCGCGCAAGCACACGGGCCTGCGGGTGCAGGGCGCGATCGGCTCGACCGTGCCCACGGTGGACGAGGTGATGATCTCCCGCGCCGAGGCCGACCGGGTGCTCGACGCGATGTCGCGCGACCTGGACGCCGACGTGGCCACCCTCGAAGACGTCCGGTCCCGCGTGCTGATCAGCGAAACGCTCGCCCTGCTGGTCGAGCACCCCCGCATCCGCGATCCGCGGCTCGCCCGGCTCGACGGGGAACTGGCCCGTTCACTTTTGGTCTACCTGGACGAATTCGGCGATGTGAAGAGCGCGGCCGCGAAGTTGCACGTCCACCCGAACACCCTCCGGTACCGCGTCCGACGTGCGGCGGAGGTGGGCGGGTTCGATCTCGACGACCCGCTGCTCCGGCTGTTCGCGCAGTTGCAACTCAGGCTGAGCTGA
- the pruA gene encoding L-glutamate gamma-semialdehyde dehydrogenase, with protein sequence MDAVTAVPAPVNEPVLGYAPGTPERAQLQAKLAELAKEPTELTLTIGGEQRVGGGERFDVVQPHNHRAVLGTLHGATQQDARDAIEAAKQAAPAWRAMSYDDRAAILLRAADLLATKWRATLNAATMLGQSKTAVQAEIDAACELIDFWRFNVSFGRQLLAEQPQSSPGVWNRTDHRPLEGFVYAITPFNFTAIAGNLPTAPALMGNVVLWKPSPTQSFAAHLTMRLLEEAGMPPGVINLLPGDGLAVSEVALSDPDLAGIHFTGSTRTFQHLWGQVGANIAGYRSYPRIVGETGGKDFVLAHPSADVDVLRTALVRGAFEYQGQKCSAASRAYVPRSVWNRMKDDFLADVESLTVGDVTDLSHFMGAVIDRRSFDKLNGVLEAARADDQLEVVAGGTADDSEGFFVRPTVLLGANPGHEVFTTEYFGPVLAVHVYDDADYDTVLRQMENAAPYALTGAIIAQDRAAIAHAQRELRFAAGNFYVNDKPTGAVVGQQPFGGGRASGTNDKAGSVHNLLRWVSPRSIKETFAAPTSYRYPHQG encoded by the coding sequence GTGGATGCCGTGACCGCGGTCCCCGCACCGGTGAACGAGCCCGTCCTCGGCTACGCACCCGGCACCCCGGAGCGCGCGCAGCTGCAGGCGAAGCTGGCCGAGCTGGCCAAGGAGCCCACCGAGCTGACCCTCACCATCGGCGGTGAGCAGCGGGTCGGCGGCGGCGAGCGCTTCGACGTCGTGCAGCCGCACAACCACCGCGCCGTGCTGGGCACCCTCCACGGCGCCACGCAGCAGGACGCGCGTGACGCCATCGAGGCGGCGAAGCAGGCCGCGCCCGCGTGGCGCGCCATGTCCTACGACGACCGCGCCGCGATCCTGCTGCGCGCCGCCGACCTGCTGGCCACGAAGTGGCGGGCCACGCTCAACGCGGCCACCATGCTCGGCCAGTCCAAGACCGCCGTGCAGGCCGAGATCGACGCCGCCTGCGAGCTGATCGACTTCTGGCGGTTCAACGTCTCGTTCGGCAGGCAGCTGCTGGCCGAGCAGCCGCAGTCCTCCCCCGGCGTGTGGAACCGCACGGACCACCGCCCGCTGGAGGGCTTCGTCTACGCGATCACCCCGTTCAACTTCACCGCCATCGCGGGCAACCTGCCCACCGCGCCCGCCCTGATGGGCAACGTGGTGCTGTGGAAGCCGTCGCCGACGCAGAGCTTCGCCGCGCACCTGACCATGCGGCTGCTCGAAGAGGCCGGGATGCCGCCGGGTGTGATCAACCTGCTGCCCGGTGACGGCCTGGCCGTGTCCGAGGTCGCGCTGAGCGACCCCGACCTCGCGGGCATCCACTTCACCGGCTCGACCCGGACGTTCCAGCACCTGTGGGGCCAGGTCGGCGCGAACATCGCGGGCTACCGGTCCTACCCGCGGATCGTCGGCGAGACCGGCGGCAAGGACTTCGTGCTCGCCCACCCGTCCGCCGACGTGGACGTGCTGCGCACCGCGCTGGTCCGCGGCGCGTTCGAGTACCAGGGCCAGAAGTGCTCGGCCGCGTCCCGCGCGTACGTCCCGCGCTCGGTGTGGAACCGGATGAAGGACGACTTCCTGGCCGACGTCGAGTCGTTGACCGTGGGCGACGTCACGGACCTGTCGCACTTCATGGGCGCGGTGATCGACCGGCGCTCGTTCGACAAGCTGAACGGCGTGCTGGAGGCCGCGCGGGCGGACGACCAGCTGGAGGTCGTCGCGGGCGGCACCGCGGACGACTCCGAGGGCTTCTTCGTGCGGCCGACCGTGCTGCTGGGCGCCAACCCCGGGCACGAGGTGTTCACCACCGAGTACTTCGGCCCGGTGCTCGCGGTGCACGTGTACGACGACGCCGACTACGACACCGTGCTGCGGCAGATGGAGAACGCCGCGCCGTACGCCCTGACCGGCGCGATCATCGCGCAGGACCGGGCCGCCATCGCGCACGCCCAGCGGGAGCTGCGGTTCGCCGCGGGCAACTTCTACGTCAACGACAAGCCGACCGGCGCGGTCGTCGGGCAGCAGCCGTTCGGCGGCGGCCGGGCGTCGGGCACGAACGACAAGGCGGGCTCGGTGCACAACCTGCTGCGCTGGGTCAGCCCCCGTTCGATCAAGGAGACGTTCGCGGCTCCGACCTCCTACCGCTACCCGCACCAGGGGTGA
- a CDS encoding proline dehydrogenase family protein: MLRSTLLAAARSGAVRGLVERTPLTRPVVKRFISGDDVDAAVATTGEVLADGRYVTLDHLGEDTRDAAQATATVEAYLDLLRRLELAGHTERAEVSVKLSAVGQFLPEDGEKIALENARRICSAAGAVGTTVTLDMEDHTTTDSTLGILRELRVDFPWVGAVLQAYLKRTEQDCRDLAHAGSRVRLCKGAYKEPDSVAFQDKSDVDLSYVRCLKVLMAGEGYPMVASHDPRLIAIAGELAKDRSPSSYEYQMLYGIRPDEQRRIAASGNRMRVYVPYGDEWYGYFMRRLAERPANVAFFLRSLVTTG, translated from the coding sequence ATGCTCCGCTCCACGCTGCTCGCCGCCGCCCGCTCCGGCGCCGTCCGCGGGCTGGTCGAACGCACGCCGCTGACCCGGCCGGTGGTCAAGCGCTTCATCTCCGGCGACGACGTGGACGCGGCCGTCGCCACCACCGGCGAGGTGCTGGCCGACGGCCGGTACGTCACGCTGGACCACCTCGGCGAGGACACCCGGGACGCGGCGCAGGCCACCGCCACCGTCGAGGCGTACCTGGACCTGCTGCGCCGGCTCGAACTCGCCGGGCACACCGAGCGGGCCGAGGTGTCGGTCAAGCTGTCCGCGGTCGGGCAGTTCCTGCCCGAGGACGGCGAGAAGATCGCGCTGGAGAACGCCCGCCGGATCTGCTCGGCGGCGGGCGCGGTCGGCACCACGGTCACCCTGGACATGGAGGACCACACCACCACCGACTCGACCCTGGGCATCCTGCGCGAGCTGCGGGTGGACTTCCCGTGGGTGGGCGCGGTGCTCCAGGCGTACCTGAAGCGGACCGAGCAGGACTGCCGGGACCTGGCGCACGCCGGGTCCCGGGTCCGCCTGTGCAAGGGCGCTTACAAGGAGCCCGACTCGGTGGCGTTCCAGGACAAGTCCGACGTCGACCTGTCGTACGTGCGGTGCCTGAAGGTGCTGATGGCGGGCGAGGGCTACCCGATGGTCGCCTCGCACGACCCGCGGCTGATCGCCATCGCGGGCGAGCTGGCCAAGGACCGCTCGCCGAGCAGCTACGAGTACCAGATGCTGTACGGCATCCGGCCCGACGAGCAGCGCCGCATCGCCGCATCGGGCAACCGGATGCGGGTCTACGTGCCCTACGGCGACGAGTGGTACGGCTACTTCATGCGGCGGCTGGCCGAGCGACCGGCGAACGTGGCGTTCTTCCTGCGCTCGCTGGTCACCACGGGCTGA